A window of the Bombina bombina isolate aBomBom1 chromosome 3, aBomBom1.pri, whole genome shotgun sequence genome harbors these coding sequences:
- the LOC128653467 gene encoding uncharacterized protein LOC128653467 isoform X1 gives MQGNRGFMDLILHITKVFMWCFLMNLFLATGTEQTDEKCKGITLKRNIDHLQDLIDSAPILDCHMQVKWIAKGSVSNYSYLIGNLYYLPGIIDTFMNFAKNTRNFNHKEDLKKLLINGIDNCTLMNEDESDYLTKEDLKLCRPEQSLTYIEILQMIKDLLIQTQEFLKNPIKQKLDEMECNEEETSSGSSQCDCPSPIPPIHHTTPQLKPPETPNSSEQPGSHPNTAHSTMDTSVSVPANAQHRLTRPQQTLQSPDVLPITFTEMSTESYTRLNLLQSCMNLLANTASPYDSKGVPQPDMDVEKVGSETLLGIATLLRGTVEPALAKTEDQQATTNQLLSNTKVVDTDILITKTVTLSNENSAYTNKVTNKETLLNTTESPLISTDYTAEKTFEETSEVTGSYVSHTGAENTWETETKMSDLGWASSYYTVTKIRRSLPTSNEISQIQMTATHPPTSSDLGTSSAGSPDINTRSNSEFWVSSVSSRSVPWGERKKDSDLGSAASTFSVTKHTQTSLDAYLLSPTDSVSQTSISKVSLYQDSLVHDRSPMHRQGEIAAVISKDREYGAWGPNYDSNQFPIIDTEKQNPGKYGDRQNTSNLYIVIPFTVIFLLCLCGFLYYFHNYRKLKRQQRMNRRASELIEERPLQELELEEV, from the exons ATGCAGGGAAACCGAGGATTTATGGATCTGATTCTGCACATAACAAAG GTCTTCATGTGGTGTTTTTTAATGAACCTTTTTTTGGCTACGGGTACTGAACAAACGGATGAAAAATGTAAGGGCATTACTTTGAAAAGAAATATTGATCACCTACAGGATTTG ATTGACAGCGCACCTATACTTGATTGTCACATGCAAGTTAAATGGATAGCGAAAGGCAGCGTG tcaaattATTCCTACCTAATTGGTAATTTGTATTATCTTCCCGGAATCATTGATACGTTTATGAATTTCGCAAAAAATACCAGAAATTTTAACCATAAGGAGGATTTGAAGAAACTGTTAATAAACGGGATTGATAACTGCACACTAATGAATGAGGATGAGAGTGATTACTTAACG AaagaggatctaaagctctgtcGCCCCGAACAATCTTTGACTTATATAGAAATATTGCAGATGATAAAGGATCTCTTAATACAAACACAAGAATTTCTTAAAAACCCAATTAAACAAAAACTAGATGAAATGGAATGTAATGAAGAAGAAACATCCTCAG GTTCCTCTCAGTGTGACTGTCCTTCCCCAATCCCCCCCATCCATCACACCACTCCTCAGCTAAAGCCGCCAGAAACCCCTAACAGCTCAGAACAACCAGGCTCTCATCCCAACACTGCTCACTCTACTATGGACACAAGCGTGAGTGTTCCTGCTAACGCACAACATAGGTTAACAAGGCCTCAGCAGACACTGCAAAGTCCAGACGTGTTACCTATCACCTTTACAGAGATGTCAACTGAATCATATACCAGGCTAAATCTTCTACAGTCATGTATGAATTTATTGGCCAACACAGCTTCTCCATACGATTCTAAGGGGGTTCCACAACCTGACATGGATGTTGAAAAAGTTGGCTCGGAAACTCTGCTTGGTATTGCTACACTTTTGCGTGGTACTGTTGAGCCAGCACTAGCAAAAACAGAAGATCAACAGGCAACTACAAACCAGTTACTTTCTAATACAAAAGTAGTAGATACTGATATTTTAATCACAAAAACAGTGACTCTTTCAAATGAAAACTCGGCATATACTAATAAAGTAACAAATAAAGAGACATTACTCAATACAACAGAGTCTCCACTTATTAGCACTGATTACACAGCTGAAAAAACTTTTGAGGAAACATCTGAAGTAACAGGAAGTTATGTTTCTCATACTGGAGCTGAGAACACTTGGGAGACGGAGACAAAGATGTCTGACCTTGGATGGGCATCTTCTTACTACACTGTCACAAAGATACGCAGATCTTTACCAACTTCAAATGAAATATCACAAATTCAGATGACTGCTACCCACCCTCCTACTAGCAGTGATTTGGGGACATCCTCTGCTGGTTCACCTGATATCAACACAAGATCAAATAGTGAGTTTTGGGTCAGTTCTGTGTCTTCTAGATCTGTGCCTTGGGGGGAGAGGAAAAAGGACAGTGACCTTGGATCTGCAGCCTCTACATTTTCAGTTACCAAACATACTCAGACTTCTTTAGATGCTTATCTTCTGTCTCCTACTGACTCTGTATCCCAAACCTCAATTTCAAAAGTCTCTCTTTACCAAGACAGTTTGGTACATGACAGGTCTCCTATGCATAGACAGGGAGAGATAGCAGCCGTCATATCAAAGGACAGGGAGTATGGTGCCTGGGGTCCAAATTATGACTCTAACCAGTTCCCTATCATTGACACAGAGAAACAAAATCCAGGAAAATATGGGGACAGACAGAATACCAGCAATTTGTACATCGTCATCCCTTTCACCGTAATCTTCCTACTGTGTTTGTGCGGTTTTCTCTACTACTTTCACAACTATAGG AAACTAAAAAGGCAGCAACGGATGAATAGGCGGGCCTCAGAGTTGATAGAGGAAAG gCCCCTGCAAGAGTTGGAGCTCGAAGAAGTTTAG
- the LOC128653467 gene encoding uncharacterized protein LOC128653467 isoform X2 has translation MQGNRGFMDLILHITKVFMWCFLMNLFLATGTEQTDEKCKGITLKRNIDHLQDLIDSAPILDCHMQVKWIAKGSVSNYSYLIGNLYYLPGIIDTFMNFAKNTRNFNHKEDLKKLLINGIDNCTLMNEDESDYLTKEDLKLCRPEQSLTYIEILQMIKDLLIQTQEFLKNPIKQKLDEMECNEEETSSGSSQCDCPSPIPPIHHTTPQLKPPETPNSSEQPGSHPNTAHSTMDTSVSVPANAQHRLTRPQQTLQSPDVLPITFTEMSTESYTRLNLLQSCMNLLANTASPYDSKGVPQPDMDVEKVGSETLLGIATLLRGTVEPALAKTEDQQATTNQLLSNTKVVDTDILITKTVTLSNENSAYTNKVTNKETLLNTTESPLISTDYTAEKTFEETSEVTGSYVSHTGAENTWETETKMSDLGWASSYYTVTKIRRSLPTSNEISQIQMTATHPPTSSDLGTSSAGSPDINTRSNKKQNPGKYGDRQNTSNLYIVIPFTVIFLLCLCGFLYYFHNYRKLKRQQRMNRRASELIEERPLQELELEEV, from the exons ATGCAGGGAAACCGAGGATTTATGGATCTGATTCTGCACATAACAAAG GTCTTCATGTGGTGTTTTTTAATGAACCTTTTTTTGGCTACGGGTACTGAACAAACGGATGAAAAATGTAAGGGCATTACTTTGAAAAGAAATATTGATCACCTACAGGATTTG ATTGACAGCGCACCTATACTTGATTGTCACATGCAAGTTAAATGGATAGCGAAAGGCAGCGTG tcaaattATTCCTACCTAATTGGTAATTTGTATTATCTTCCCGGAATCATTGATACGTTTATGAATTTCGCAAAAAATACCAGAAATTTTAACCATAAGGAGGATTTGAAGAAACTGTTAATAAACGGGATTGATAACTGCACACTAATGAATGAGGATGAGAGTGATTACTTAACG AaagaggatctaaagctctgtcGCCCCGAACAATCTTTGACTTATATAGAAATATTGCAGATGATAAAGGATCTCTTAATACAAACACAAGAATTTCTTAAAAACCCAATTAAACAAAAACTAGATGAAATGGAATGTAATGAAGAAGAAACATCCTCAG GTTCCTCTCAGTGTGACTGTCCTTCCCCAATCCCCCCCATCCATCACACCACTCCTCAGCTAAAGCCGCCAGAAACCCCTAACAGCTCAGAACAACCAGGCTCTCATCCCAACACTGCTCACTCTACTATGGACACAAGCGTGAGTGTTCCTGCTAACGCACAACATAGGTTAACAAGGCCTCAGCAGACACTGCAAAGTCCAGACGTGTTACCTATCACCTTTACAGAGATGTCAACTGAATCATATACCAGGCTAAATCTTCTACAGTCATGTATGAATTTATTGGCCAACACAGCTTCTCCATACGATTCTAAGGGGGTTCCACAACCTGACATGGATGTTGAAAAAGTTGGCTCGGAAACTCTGCTTGGTATTGCTACACTTTTGCGTGGTACTGTTGAGCCAGCACTAGCAAAAACAGAAGATCAACAGGCAACTACAAACCAGTTACTTTCTAATACAAAAGTAGTAGATACTGATATTTTAATCACAAAAACAGTGACTCTTTCAAATGAAAACTCGGCATATACTAATAAAGTAACAAATAAAGAGACATTACTCAATACAACAGAGTCTCCACTTATTAGCACTGATTACACAGCTGAAAAAACTTTTGAGGAAACATCTGAAGTAACAGGAAGTTATGTTTCTCATACTGGAGCTGAGAACACTTGGGAGACGGAGACAAAGATGTCTGACCTTGGATGGGCATCTTCTTACTACACTGTCACAAAGATACGCAGATCTTTACCAACTTCAAATGAAATATCACAAATTCAGATGACTGCTACCCACCCTCCTACTAGCAGTGATTTGGGGACATCCTCTGCTGGTTCACCTGATATCAACACAAGATCAAATA AGAAACAAAATCCAGGAAAATATGGGGACAGACAGAATACCAGCAATTTGTACATCGTCATCCCTTTCACCGTAATCTTCCTACTGTGTTTGTGCGGTTTTCTCTACTACTTTCACAACTATAGG AAACTAAAAAGGCAGCAACGGATGAATAGGCGGGCCTCAGAGTTGATAGAGGAAAG gCCCCTGCAAGAGTTGGAGCTCGAAGAAGTTTAG